A stretch of the Vulcanisaeta souniana JCM 11219 genome encodes the following:
- a CDS encoding glycosyltransferase family 4 protein — MPFFLNLFIPRTPWVQEIDQPVFNLFEKYLNKSRSSALYRLAMRVFRYLFNRDDVVMITWTQWSKEGLEMEGFRDVRVVPPPMRTSPRKIDNEITVGFIGVEYQRKGGDIAEDVMSKLPRRIKKVYVGKSPRRVSGIEYHEPMRREELLKLMSEFDVLLFPTRGEAYGFTALEAMSMGIPVVASNVDSMPEVISDGGLLCNVNDTRCFLDSVKELVNSPDYIMELGARAKAIVAQRHSPSVVGKELLGIYRELSEYE, encoded by the coding sequence ATGCCTTTTTTTCTGAACTTGTTTATACCACGTACACCGTGGGTTCAGGAAATTGATCAACCAGTATTCAACTTATTCGAGAAATACCTAAACAAGTCAAGGAGTAGCGCCCTGTATAGACTTGCAATGAGGGTATTTAGGTACTTATTTAATAGGGATGATGTAGTGATGATAACATGGACTCAATGGAGTAAGGAGGGACTTGAGATGGAGGGTTTTAGGGATGTTAGGGTCGTACCGCCACCTATGAGGACCAGCCCTAGGAAGATCGATAATGAAATAACCGTGGGCTTCATAGGTGTTGAGTACCAGAGAAAGGGTGGTGATATTGCAGAGGACGTAATGTCGAAACTCCCTAGGCGGATAAAGAAAGTATACGTGGGTAAAAGCCCGAGGAGGGTAAGTGGCATTGAGTATCACGAGCCGATGAGAAGGGAGGAATTGCTCAAGTTAATGTCTGAATTTGACGTGCTCCTCTTCCCAACAAGGGGTGAGGCCTATGGGTTTACTGCGCTCGAGGCCATGAGCATGGGCATACCTGTCGTTGCTTCAAACGTTGATTCAATGCCTGAGGTCATTAGTGACGGAGGCCTATTGTGTAATGTTAATGACACTAGGTGCTTCCTTGACAGCGTTAAGGAGCTTGTGAATTCTCCTGATTACATAATGGAGCTTGGCGCAAGGGCTAAGGCCATAGTTGCTCAAAGACATTCACCAAGTGTCGTTGGCAAGGAATTATTGGGAATATACAGGGAATTAAGTGAGTATGAGTAA
- a CDS encoding homoserine kinase produces MSICIRSPASIANLGPGFDIMSLAITEPYDDVYVEIGHNGNDYIKFVGDYLHYLPSDYKSTTMYPVIEEFRRITGLDFKVRITVRKGIKPASGLGSSGADAAALTYALNKLLGTNLDSKSLIRIAALGETAAAGVPHMDNVAASLLGGLVIINPVTGDFVKVEVPSNYWIVVVLAGSKVSTGEMRKLLPSAIDMRDFKNNSAYASMLIYSLITNNREILSRALMGDSIVEPIRIKFYPHYGIIKETLLKVGAIGVALSGAGPSLFGVFDSEPPRDRIDELLRKSGLRDYVLIITKPTNTGTREVPCNQLNT; encoded by the coding sequence ATGTCAATATGCATTAGGAGCCCAGCCTCTATAGCCAATTTAGGACCTGGGTTCGACATAATGTCGCTGGCAATTACAGAGCCGTATGATGATGTTTACGTTGAAATAGGGCATAATGGCAATGATTATATTAAGTTCGTTGGAGATTATTTACATTACCTACCAAGTGACTATAAGTCCACTACCATGTACCCAGTGATTGAGGAGTTTAGGAGAATAACTGGGCTGGATTTCAAGGTAAGGATTACTGTTAGGAAGGGCATCAAACCCGCCAGTGGTTTGGGCAGTAGTGGTGCTGACGCGGCTGCATTGACCTATGCATTGAATAAGCTACTGGGCACAAACCTTGATTCCAAGTCCCTGATTAGGATTGCTGCTCTAGGCGAGACTGCAGCGGCGGGTGTTCCTCACATGGATAACGTGGCTGCATCCCTATTGGGTGGTTTGGTAATAATTAATCCAGTCACTGGGGACTTCGTGAAGGTCGAGGTACCCAGTAATTACTGGATTGTGGTTGTCCTGGCAGGTAGTAAAGTTAGTACCGGGGAAATGCGCAAGTTGTTACCGAGTGCCATTGATATGAGGGATTTCAAGAATAACTCCGCCTACGCTTCAATGCTAATTTACTCATTGATCACTAACAATAGGGAAATACTCAGTAGGGCGTTGATGGGTGATTCAATCGTTGAACCCATAAGGATTAAGTTCTACCCACACTACGGGATAATTAAGGAAACCCTACTAAAGGTTGGTGCAATTGGCGTGGCTCTCTCTGGCGCCGGTCCGTCGCTGTTCGGGGTGTTTGACAGTGAACCACCCAGGGATCGCATAGATGAATTACTTAGGAAAAGCGGTCTTAGGGATTACGTACTAATAATAACAAAACCCACCAACACCGGTACTAGGGAGGTCCCGTGCAACCAACTTAATACTTAA
- a CDS encoding NAD(P)/FAD-dependent oxidoreductase — protein sequence MDVVIIGGGITGTVLTHLLAMRSVHVTLVDAGLQKPRYPLIHSKLLRFHEDITLSKISEEVYLELSRKLGIKVLQPMDSITVIPSECYSDTAKLINLWHEAGARVKVINDIGKYGLKKAANNEVYILSSDGDNLVNYVQLMRRIRKYNNVRYVEGKARVNVSNDSVEVVVNDRTLHGDYYIITAGAWNSTVARDAGLRVPLLPYKCQAAAFLSRRINYILYDYVLDIYMRPLGSTMDHVLGLSGLSIVVGGDGNSKTTEPGKEEGVDREFLNEVSSKVMSRLGNAFLIGSRFGYCEVTPDMRPAVGTLDLSNLVFMGGFDGYGAEVGPALALALTEYLFNGSWPGYAKPYLIDRFGNNWPSTWDISTEAHELCV from the coding sequence ATGGACGTAGTAATCATTGGAGGAGGAATTACTGGGACTGTGCTTACTCACTTATTGGCCATGAGGAGTGTCCACGTAACGCTAGTGGACGCGGGACTACAGAAACCTAGGTACCCACTAATCCACTCAAAGCTATTGAGGTTCCATGAGGACATAACACTGTCCAAGATTAGTGAGGAGGTTTACCTGGAACTATCGAGAAAACTCGGGATCAAGGTACTGCAACCCATGGATTCAATCACAGTAATACCCAGTGAGTGCTATAGTGATACTGCTAAATTGATTAATTTATGGCATGAGGCTGGTGCACGTGTTAAGGTAATTAATGATATAGGGAAGTATGGACTCAAGAAGGCCGCTAATAATGAGGTTTACATACTCAGTAGTGATGGTGATAATTTAGTTAATTACGTACAATTAATGAGACGAATTCGTAAGTACAACAACGTAAGATACGTCGAGGGTAAGGCCAGGGTTAACGTGAGCAATGACAGCGTTGAGGTTGTGGTTAATGATAGGACTTTGCACGGGGATTATTACATAATTACCGCCGGGGCATGGAACTCCACAGTGGCCAGGGACGCGGGTTTAAGGGTTCCTTTACTACCGTATAAGTGCCAAGCGGCTGCCTTTCTAAGCAGGAGGATCAATTACATTCTTTACGACTACGTACTTGACATCTACATGAGGCCTCTCGGGTCCACCATGGATCACGTACTCGGCCTTTCCGGGCTATCAATAGTGGTTGGCGGAGATGGCAATTCAAAAACCACAGAACCAGGTAAGGAGGAGGGGGTTGATCGCGAGTTCCTTAATGAGGTAAGCAGTAAGGTCATGTCCAGGTTAGGCAATGCATTTCTCATTGGCTCTAGGTTTGGTTATTGTGAGGTTACGCCGGATATGAGGCCTGCGGTGGGGACTCTGGACCTGAGCAACCTAGTGTTTATGGGTGGCTTTGATGGCTATGGCGCAGAGGTCGGGCCTGCGCTGGCCCTGGCATTAACCGAGTACTTATTCAATGGTTCATGGCCTGGTTATGCAAAGCCCTATCTAATTGACAGGTTCGGCAATAACTGGCCCAGTACCTGGGATATAAGTACTGAGGCCCATGAATTATGTGTTTAA
- a CDS encoding DEAD/DEAH box helicase has translation MVRLRVVDLPIPDVLRDFIVRERGVQELYPPQEEAVRRGLFDGRNLIMCTSTATGKTLMAELAMVNAVLTRGVKAILAVPLRALAYEKARDLRVYERLGVRIAVTTGEYDKDDAWLMNYDIVVTTYEKLDSLLRHRVDWLRRVGVLVIDEIHYVDDDKRGPTIESIIAKVKALGLDMQLLALSATVGNAEELAKYLNAELVVSDWRPVRLREGVYYDGVIYYADGSRESIKDLGNPVLSLVMNTILDGGQALVFTNSRSNTVKLAQQLAQYICNYGVKVIEPRELSKVSGAILESSQSRLLGEELAKIVRCGVSFHHAGLDMDVRSIIEDSFRNRLIRVVVATTTLAAGVNLPARRVIIHDYRRYEPGFGMEELPVMEYKQMSGRAGRPGLDPYGEAILIARGEDEVDYLIKNYINARVEDVKSKFLTDKNLATHILSAIASGYASSVGDVMRFISSTLGYVQGSYDKNEFLRGLLRRKIDDILNFLMESGFLERRDDYVAATTLGLLLNTLYLDPYTANTYIRGLRVREETNDLGYAHLIVQSPEVPRLRVRRNEFDDYLQLVLDNWDYLLVKPSITKDEIEDGEFEDEEIEDYLSTVKTAVMLLDWANEASEDDLLKNYDVGPGDLRVYGDLMNWLVSAVARLAGALNMEKHMERLSTLRWRLTYGIREELMELVINLEGVGRARARALYNAGFKSVIDIANADPKLISGIRGFGDRLARSVVEQARKIVEEGKVVKPTATDTNREMSRQVIGKRRGSLLDYL, from the coding sequence TTGGTTAGGTTGCGTGTTGTTGATTTACCGATTCCGGATGTGTTGAGGGATTTCATAGTTAGGGAGAGGGGTGTTCAGGAACTTTATCCGCCCCAGGAGGAGGCTGTTCGTAGGGGTTTGTTTGATGGTAGGAATCTTATTATGTGCACTAGTACGGCCACTGGGAAGACGTTGATGGCTGAGTTGGCTATGGTGAATGCCGTGCTTACCAGGGGTGTTAAGGCAATACTCGCCGTTCCATTGAGGGCCTTGGCTTATGAGAAGGCGAGGGATTTAAGGGTTTATGAGAGGCTTGGCGTTAGGATTGCCGTTACAACCGGTGAGTATGATAAGGATGATGCGTGGCTTATGAATTATGACATTGTAGTTACTACCTATGAAAAGCTCGATAGCCTACTGAGGCATAGGGTTGATTGGCTTAGGCGGGTTGGCGTTTTAGTTATTGATGAGATTCACTATGTTGATGATGATAAGAGGGGCCCGACCATCGAGTCTATAATTGCCAAGGTTAAGGCGCTAGGTCTTGACATGCAGTTGCTGGCTTTGTCGGCTACAGTGGGTAATGCCGAGGAGTTGGCTAAGTACCTCAATGCCGAGCTTGTGGTTTCTGACTGGAGGCCTGTGAGACTTAGGGAGGGTGTTTATTATGATGGGGTTATTTATTATGCAGATGGTTCTAGGGAGTCCATTAAGGACTTGGGTAATCCCGTACTGTCGCTTGTGATGAATACGATACTTGATGGCGGGCAGGCACTCGTCTTCACAAATTCCAGGTCGAACACAGTGAAACTGGCGCAGCAGTTGGCTCAGTACATTTGTAATTATGGTGTGAAGGTGATAGAACCCAGGGAGTTGTCCAAGGTCTCCGGTGCAATCCTTGAGTCGTCGCAATCCAGGTTGCTTGGTGAGGAGTTGGCGAAGATCGTGAGGTGCGGTGTTTCGTTTCACCATGCTGGCCTTGATATGGATGTTAGGTCGATAATAGAGGATTCCTTTAGGAATAGGTTGATTAGGGTTGTGGTGGCCACAACGACTTTGGCAGCGGGTGTTAATCTACCGGCTAGGAGAGTCATTATTCATGATTATAGGAGGTATGAGCCTGGCTTTGGAATGGAGGAGTTGCCAGTGATGGAGTATAAGCAGATGTCCGGTAGGGCTGGTAGGCCTGGGCTTGACCCGTATGGTGAGGCCATACTGATTGCCAGAGGTGAGGATGAGGTTGATTACTTGATCAAGAATTACATAAATGCCAGGGTTGAGGATGTTAAGTCCAAGTTCCTTACCGATAAGAACCTGGCCACTCACATACTCTCGGCAATAGCCAGCGGCTATGCCTCCAGCGTTGGAGATGTTATGAGGTTTATTTCGTCAACGCTGGGTTATGTCCAGGGAAGCTACGACAAGAATGAGTTCCTTAGGGGATTATTGAGGAGGAAGATCGATGACATACTCAATTTTCTAATGGAGTCCGGCTTCCTTGAGAGGAGGGATGATTATGTGGCTGCGACAACGCTTGGTTTGCTGTTAAATACCCTGTACCTAGATCCGTACACTGCCAATACCTACATACGTGGTCTTAGGGTTAGGGAGGAAACCAATGACCTTGGTTATGCTCACCTCATTGTTCAATCGCCAGAGGTCCCTAGGTTGCGGGTTAGGAGGAATGAGTTTGATGATTATCTGCAGCTTGTCCTGGATAACTGGGATTACTTACTGGTTAAGCCCTCAATTACCAAGGATGAGATTGAGGATGGTGAGTTCGAGGATGAGGAGATCGAGGACTACCTATCCACCGTTAAGACCGCCGTGATGCTACTGGATTGGGCTAATGAGGCTTCTGAGGATGATCTGCTCAAGAACTATGATGTCGGTCCTGGTGACCTGAGGGTTTATGGCGATTTAATGAATTGGTTGGTTAGTGCTGTGGCTAGGCTCGCCGGTGCTCTTAATATGGAGAAACACATGGAGAGATTGAGTACGCTTAGGTGGAGACTAACCTACGGTATTAGGGAGGAGCTAATGGAACTTGTGATAAACCTGGAAGGCGTTGGTAGGGCCAGGGCCAGGGCCCTTTATAATGCCGGTTTTAAGAGTGTGATTGACATCGCGAATGCCGATCCCAAGTTGATAAGCGGGATTAGGGGATTTGGTGATAGGCTCGCCCGATCGGTCGTTGAGCAGGCCAGGAAGATCGTTGAAGAGGGCAAGGTTGTCAAGCCCACTGCAACTGATACTAATAGAGAGATGAGTAGGCAGGTGATTGGTAAGAGACGTGGCTCATTGCTCGACTACCTTTAA
- a CDS encoding nucleotidyltransferase family protein, with protein MINKAVITAAGLGTRMRNMTLIMPKALLPLIRRNDSAALVPIIDLIIMKLQEVGVSKFMIVVGRNGRPLIDYLMDKVFTDLIRAQISFTFQERPLGFGDAVLRAEDFVNSDPFFVHADDGILTIGYPEGVKLYDELRPDVVLFLRRVSNPSRYGIAIARDEGSFDGFRLVRILDVEEKPSNPRSDIAISAVYIFNRKIIEGLRAVKAGNELELTYGIKNVINGGGEAYGLLLGNDSWLNVGSVEDYFNSMVRTFKS; from the coding sequence ATGATAAACAAGGCAGTAATAACCGCTGCCGGGTTAGGCACCAGAATGAGGAACATGACGCTGATAATGCCTAAGGCCTTGCTTCCCTTAATACGCCGAAATGACTCGGCAGCATTGGTGCCTATCATCGACTTAATAATCATGAAGCTGCAGGAGGTTGGTGTTTCCAAGTTCATGATCGTGGTTGGTAGGAATGGTAGGCCATTAATTGATTACTTAATGGACAAGGTGTTCACGGATTTAATAAGGGCGCAGATATCATTTACATTTCAGGAGAGGCCCCTCGGCTTTGGCGACGCCGTGCTTAGGGCAGAGGATTTCGTAAATTCAGACCCTTTCTTCGTGCATGCTGATGACGGTATACTAACAATAGGTTACCCTGAGGGCGTTAAGTTATATGACGAACTGAGGCCTGACGTGGTTTTATTCCTTAGAAGGGTCAGTAATCCCAGTAGGTATGGCATAGCTATTGCTAGGGATGAGGGGTCATTCGATGGTTTTAGGCTGGTTAGGATACTGGATGTTGAGGAGAAGCCCAGTAACCCGAGGTCGGATATTGCCATATCAGCCGTGTATATATTCAATAGAAAAATAATTGAGGGTCTCAGAGCAGTTAAGGCTGGGAATGAACTTGAACTCACGTATGGCATTAAGAATGTGATTAATGGTGGTGGCGAGGCTTACGGCCTACTACTCGGTAATGACTCATGGTTGAACGTAGGTAGTGTTGAGGATTACTTCAACAGCATGGTTAGGACATTTAAATCCTAA